The nucleotide sequence GGCCGGCGAGCGCCTGCGCCGCCTCCCTGGTGTCGGCCAGGCATACGGAGAGTCCCGGGAGCACGAGGGGCCGCCGTGGCCGCCCCAGCGAGTCCGCGGCGTCGTCAAGGCCCCGGACCTGCGCCAACCCCGTCTCCGCGTCGGGCTGCATCACGAAGACAGCGGCGGCGTGCCGGGCGGCGAATCCCTCGGCGCCGGGGGCCGCCCCAGCGTGCAGGAGAGGAAGGCGCCGCTCGTCGCGGGCGGGCGTCGTCAGTGGACCGGCCGACGCGTAGCGCCCGATCTGGGAGACACGTCGGATCCTGCGGACGTCGGCGAACTGACCGGTCGCGCGATCCATCCTCAGGGCTTCGGCGGGGAAGCTCTGACGCAGCGACTCGACGACCTCGATGAAGTCGCTCGCGTTGGCCTGCGGATCCTGCGGGCGCCGGACATTGCCGTAGTTGTCGGCGCCACCGAGGGAGGCCATCACGTTCCAGCCGGCCCGCCCCCCGGAGATCAGGTCGAGCGACTGCAGCTGACGGGCAACTGTGTAGGGCTGGGCGTACGCCGCGGAGACCGACGCGATGAGCCCGATGTGCCGCGTGTGTGCCGCAAGGAGGCCCATGAGGACGAGTGGCTCAAGGCTGCTGAGGCCGGGCCCCTCCTCCAGGGCACGCGGGTCGAGCAGCAGTGCGTCGGGTTTGAACACGAAGTCGAGATGGGCCGCCTCGGCCAGCCGGGTGACGTCGACATGGAAGTCCGCCGTGAAGAGCTCCTCGACGCGCGAGTCAGGGCGCCGCCAGGTGTCGCCGCGGAGCCACGACGGGGAAAGGCACAACCCGATCTTGAGGCGTCTCATCGAGGTCACTCTCTACAAGGTGAAGCTATTTGACAACCGACACTGCGCGATATTCGGCGCAGCGCCACTGTAGCCCAGGTCCGCGGACGATGCCGACGTGGGAGGATGAACTCATGGTTGATTCCACCCCTGACAGCGGGTTCGCCACCCGGCTGAAGGCTATCCGCGAACGCATCGACCTGGCCGCCAGGTCCGCAGGCCGGAACCCCGCCAGCGTGAGACTGCTTCCAGTGACGAAGACTGTGGAGGCAGCCCGCTTGCGGGAGGCCGTCGCGGCCGGCTGCCGCCGGCTGGGGGAGAACAAGGTGCAGGAGGCGGCCCGCAAGCGCGACGAACTGACGGACCTTGACGTGGAATGGTCAGTCATCGGACACCTGCAGACCAACAAGGCGCGCGACGTCGCTGACTTCGCGACCGAGTTCCAGGCGCTCGACTCGCTCCGGCTGGCAGCGGCCCTCGACCGGCGCCTCCAGGCGGTGGGGCGTGGGATGGACGTCCTCGTCCAGGTCAACACGTCCGACGAGGCGAGCAAGTCCGGCGTCGCACCGGGGGAGGCCCTCGACCTGCTGCGGGCGCTCCGGCCGTTCTCGTCGCTGCGCGTCAACGGGCTCATGACCCTGGCCGCCCGATCCGAGGACGACGAGGCGGTCCGGGCCTGTTTCCGGCGGCTGCGCGACCTGCGGGACCGCGGGCTTGACGAGTCACTGGTGGGCGACGGAGAACTGTCCATGGGGATGTCCGGAGATTTCGAAACAGCCGTCGAGGAGGGCGCGACCTGCGTGCGGATCGGAACTGCCCTCTTCGGCGTGAGAGCGCTTCCCACGAAGTGAGCCGCGTGCGTGGTACGCGATACCCATCGTTACAATAATGTGACTCCTTCAGGTTCCTACTAGGCCCGATGCGGCCTATTGTCACGTGCATAGACCGACCACAGGAACAAAGGAGTCACCGTGGCACGTCGCAGAATCCCCGCGATCCTGCTGGCCTCAGGAGTCGCAGTTTCCGCGCTTCTGACCGCCTGCGCAGATACCCAGACATCGAGCACGACCACCGCCGAGGCCACCACCTCCGGGAGTGCCGGCGAGGCCGGCTCGTTCGACTGCTCGCCCTATGAGGCCTTCGGCGATCTGAACGGCACGACGGTGACCGTCTACACGTCGATCGTCGCCCCCGAGGACCAGCCGCACATCGACTCGTGGAAGCCCTTCGAAGACTGCACGGGCGTCGACGTGCAGTACGAGGGCTCGAAGGAGTTCGAGGCCCAGCTCATCGTGCGCGTCAAGGGCGGCAACGCCCCCGACATCGCGTACGTCCCGCAGCCCGGCCTGCTGCAGACCCTGGTCCACGACACCGGCAAGGTCGTCGCGGCGCCCGACGCGACCGCGGCCAACGTCGACGAGTTCTTCGACCCCGCGTGGAAGGGGTACGGATCGGTCGACGGGACCTTCTACGCCGCCCCGCTGGGCGCGAACGTGAAGTCGTACGTCTGGTACTCGCCCAAGGTCTTCGCGGAGAAGGGCTACGAGATCCCGGAGACGTGGGACGACCTGATGGCGCTGACCAAGCAGATCGCGGCCGACGACCCTGACGCCAAGCCCTGGTGCGCGGGCTTCGGATCGGGCGACGCCACCGGGTGGCCCGGCACCGACTGGCTCGAGGATGTGCTGATGCGCACGGCCTCCCCGGAGGTCTACGACCAGTGGGTCGCGCACGAGATCCCGTTCAACGACCCGCAGGTCGTGGAGGCTCTCGACACCGTCGGCGCGATCCTCAAGGACAGCGCCTACGTCAACGGCGGCTTCGGCGACGTCAACTCCATCGCGACCACCACGTTCCAGGACGGCGGACAGCCCATCCTGACCGGTGGGTGCTACCTGCACCGCCAGGCGTCGTTCTACGCCGCCAACTGGCCGGAGGGCACCGACGTCTCCGAGAACGGCGACGCGTGGGCGTTCTACCTGCCGGCCGTCGACCCGAGCGCCGCCAAGCCGGTCCTCGGCGGCGGCGAGTTCGTCGTCGCCTTCGCCGACCGCCCGGAAGTGCAGGCGTTCCAGACCTACCTCTCCAGCGCGGACTGGGCCAACGAGAAGGCGAAGGACACCCCGAACGGTGGCTGGGTCTCGGCGAACAAGGGCCTCGACATCAACAACCTCGTCTCTCCGATGGACCAGCTGTCGGCCACGACGCTGCAGGACGAGGCGGCGGTGTTCCGCTTCGACGGTTCCGACATGATGCCCGCCAAGGTGGGAGCCGGCACCTTCTGGAAGGGCATGACCGACTGGATCACCGGCCAGTCAACGCAGGACACCCTCGACTTCGTCGAGTCGTCCTGGCCTTCGTGACCCCATCTGACACGGCCGGTGGGGCGGGCCTGAGGGCCGCCCCACCGGCGTCTGTCCGGACAGGAGACACTCCGTGACCCAGATCGTTGACAAGTTCCTCGCGATGTTCGGCGCGATCGCGCTGTTCGCCGTGGTCGTCGCCCTCATCGTGGGCATCGCCTGGCTCGTCGGCCGGCTGCGCTCGCGCTCGTCGGACCGGCTGCAGGGGGTCGTCTACGTCGCCCCCGTCGTCCTCATGCTCGCAGCCGGGCTGGTGTACCCGGCGCTCCTGACGATCCGCCAGGCCTTCGGCGGCCCGACGGGCGACGTCGGCTTCAGCCTGACCAACTTCGCGAACATCTTCACGAGCCCGGAGCTGCTGCGCCCGTTGATCAACACGGCCGTCTGGGTGATCGCGGTGCCTGTGCTGGCCACGGTCGTCGGGCTGGCCTACGCCGTGCTGGTGGACCGGTCCCGCTTCGAGGCCTTCGCCAAGGCCCTCATCTTCCTGCCCATGGCCATCTCCATGGTCGGCGCATCCATCATCTGGAAGTTCGTCTACGAGTACCGTCCGGCCGGCGCTGCCCAGACGGGCCTCTTCAACGCCATCATCACGACCTTCGGGGGAGACCCCGTCGACTTCATGCAGTCGCGGCCGTGGAACACCTTCTGGCTCATCGTCGTCATGGTGTGGATCCAGGCCGGCTTCGCCATGACCGTGCT is from Tessaracoccus palaemonis and encodes:
- a CDS encoding carbohydrate ABC transporter permease translates to MTQIVDKFLAMFGAIALFAVVVALIVGIAWLVGRLRSRSSDRLQGVVYVAPVVLMLAAGLVYPALLTIRQAFGGPTGDVGFSLTNFANIFTSPELLRPLINTAVWVIAVPVLATVVGLAYAVLVDRSRFEAFAKALIFLPMAISMVGASIIWKFVYEYRPAGAAQTGLFNAIITTFGGDPVDFMQSRPWNTFWLIVVMVWIQAGFAMTVLSAAIKAIPDEVVEAAKIDGSTGWRLFRSITLPSIRGSVVVVLTTVGIATLKVFDVVRTMTGGQFDTSVLALEFYNYSFRYFEYGTGAAIAVLLFILVLPIVIYNVIQTRRDA
- a CDS encoding YggS family pyridoxal phosphate-dependent enzyme, with the protein product MVDSTPDSGFATRLKAIRERIDLAARSAGRNPASVRLLPVTKTVEAARLREAVAAGCRRLGENKVQEAARKRDELTDLDVEWSVIGHLQTNKARDVADFATEFQALDSLRLAAALDRRLQAVGRGMDVLVQVNTSDEASKSGVAPGEALDLLRALRPFSSLRVNGLMTLAARSEDDEAVRACFRRLRDLRDRGLDESLVGDGELSMGMSGDFETAVEEGATCVRIGTALFGVRALPTK
- a CDS encoding ABC transporter substrate-binding protein, which translates into the protein MARRRIPAILLASGVAVSALLTACADTQTSSTTTAEATTSGSAGEAGSFDCSPYEAFGDLNGTTVTVYTSIVAPEDQPHIDSWKPFEDCTGVDVQYEGSKEFEAQLIVRVKGGNAPDIAYVPQPGLLQTLVHDTGKVVAAPDATAANVDEFFDPAWKGYGSVDGTFYAAPLGANVKSYVWYSPKVFAEKGYEIPETWDDLMALTKQIAADDPDAKPWCAGFGSGDATGWPGTDWLEDVLMRTASPEVYDQWVAHEIPFNDPQVVEALDTVGAILKDSAYVNGGFGDVNSIATTTFQDGGQPILTGGCYLHRQASFYAANWPEGTDVSENGDAWAFYLPAVDPSAAKPVLGGGEFVVAFADRPEVQAFQTYLSSADWANEKAKDTPNGGWVSANKGLDINNLVSPMDQLSATTLQDEAAVFRFDGSDMMPAKVGAGTFWKGMTDWITGQSTQDTLDFVESSWPS
- a CDS encoding LLM class flavin-dependent oxidoreductase, with translation MRRLKIGLCLSPSWLRGDTWRRPDSRVEELFTADFHVDVTRLAEAAHLDFVFKPDALLLDPRALEEGPGLSSLEPLVLMGLLAAHTRHIGLIASVSAAYAQPYTVARQLQSLDLISGGRAGWNVMASLGGADNYGNVRRPQDPQANASDFIEVVESLRQSFPAEALRMDRATGQFADVRRIRRVSQIGRYASAGPLTTPARDERRLPLLHAGAAPGAEGFAARHAAAVFVMQPDAETGLAQVRGLDDAADSLGRPRRPLVLPGLSVCLADTREAAQALAGRADLVPRAGKARHWSIVGTVADAVNAIVERARSGAIDGLIALPAGSWQSLELFTTQVVPALAAVGLFREDYSGSTLAEHLAEY